A single Aspergillus chevalieri M1 DNA, chromosome 3, nearly complete sequence DNA region contains:
- a CDS encoding putative C4-dicarboxylate transporter/malic acid transport protein (COG:P;~EggNog:ENOG410PGDK;~InterPro:IPR004695,IPR038665,IPR030185;~PFAM:PF03595;~TransMembrane:10 (i119-138o150-173i185-203o223-243i255-275o287-314i326-346o366-394i406-429o435-461i);~go_component: GO:0016021 - integral component of membrane [Evidence IEA];~go_function: GO:0015140 - malate transmembrane transporter activity [Evidence IEA];~go_process: GO:0055085 - transmembrane transport [Evidence IEA];~go_process: GO:0071423 - malate transmembrane transport [Evidence IEA]), with protein sequence MPLNVSTMTMKGVLQRPPPRHMRSRGDEGFRTPTFEDAEHDLSTGSNGTLLSQPTAQALRDAHTSALESLQGSSTRVITGTIARKNSKINDTESADYVETDSSSAVNLSWRERIRHFTWAYFTLTMATGGIANALYAVPYRFRGLETIGIIVFLFNVVLYLAIWGLLITRFYLYPYTFKASFLHPTESLFVPACIVSFGTILINVSQYGPENTGYWLAKAVGILYWIDAILAVIFSAGIYLLLWSTQTFTIAQMTPIWIFPAYPMLIIGPHAGILSSKLEPSRCLTIIIGGMTIQGVGFLVSLMVYSAFIYRLMSQKLPKENVRPGMFVSVGPSAFTVSGIVNMASEMKRCFPNNFMGNGALAADVLRFVINFGALWLWGLAIFFFFIASFAHWSTIGHGRIKFSMAWFSFVFPNTALVSATFAIGNAFSCKPILIVGCVMVFPLILMYIFVFSMMVRAIVLRHILWPQKGEDKDEGGFEMNRVQPEIPAIRTMEV encoded by the exons ATGCCCCTTAATGTCTCTACAATGACAATGAAGGGTGTACTACAACGCCCACCTCCCAGACACATGAGAAGTCGCGGGGATGAGGGGTTCAGGACCCCGACATTTGAAGATGCGGAACACGACCTGTCGACAGGCAGTAATGGAACATTGTTGAGCCAACCAACAGCGCAGGCATTGCGCGACGCCCATACATCGGCATTGGAGTCATTGCAAGGGTCGTCCACTCGAGTGATCACTGGGACGATCGCGAGGAAGAACAGCAAGATCAATGATACTGAGTCGGCCGATTATGTAGAGACCGACTCGTCGTCCGCCGTCAATCTCAGCTGGAGAGAACGTATCCGCCATTTCACCTGGGCCTATTTCACATTGACCATGGCAACCGGGGGAATCGCAAACGCCTTGTATGCTG TCCCTTATCGATTTCGAGGCCTTGAAACAATTGGCATTATCGTTTTTCTGTTCAACGTTGTGCTGTACCTTGCCATATGGGGTCTGCTCATCACTCGATTTTACCTCTATCCATACACCTTCAAGGCGTCTTTTCTGCACCCGACAGAATCACTATTCGTCCCTGCGTGCATTGTCTCCTTTGGAACAATCTTGATCAACGTCTCGCAATATGGCCCAGAGAATACAGGTTATTGGCTGGCCAAGGCCGTCGGTATTCTGTATTGGATTGACGCGATTCTGGCAGTGATCTTCTCGGCAGGGATATACCTCCTTCT GTGGTCAACGCAGACGTTTACTATAGCTCAGATGACCCCGATTTGGATTTTCCCGGCATATCCAATGTTGATTATCGGGCCTCACGCTGGCATTCTGAGTAGTAAACTTGAACCTTCTCGCTGTTTGaccatcatcatcggtgGCATGACTATTCAAGGAGTTGGATTCCTGGTGTCCTTGATGGTGTATTCGGCCTTCATTTATAGATTGATGTCGCAGAAGTTGCCCAAGGAAAACGTGCGGCCAGGTATGTTCGTCTCTGTCGGACCTAGCGCCTTCACTGTCTCAGGGATTGTGAATATGGCTTCCGAAATGAAGAGATGCTTTCCTAATAATTTCATGGGCAATGGGGCCCTGGCTGCTGATGTTCTGAGATTCGTCATCAACTTCGGCGCCTTGTGGTTATGGGG TCTGgccatcttctttttctttataGCAAGTTTTGCCCATTGGTCGACAATCGGACACGGACGGATCAAATTCTCGATGGCCTGGTTTTCTTTCGTGTTCCCCAACACTGCACTGGTAAGTGCCACCTTCGCAATTGGCAATGCATTCTCATGTAAACCGATTCTGATCGTCGGGTGTGTCATGGTGTTCCCTCTCATTTTGATGTATATCTTCGTGTTCAGCATGATGGTGCGAGCAATTGTCCTGCGCCATATCCTATGGCCTCAGAAGGGTGAGGATAAAGATGAGGGTGGGTTTGAGATGAACCGGGTGCAGCCTGAGATTCCAGCCATTCGAACAATGGAGGTTTGA
- a CDS encoding uncharacterized protein (COG:Q;~EggNog:ENOG410PJ47;~InterPro:IPR036291,IPR002347;~go_process: GO:0055114 - oxidation-reduction process [Evidence IEA]), which yields MAAADNRRSVLITGCSPGGIGNSLAREFHRNGLRVFATARDAKTIEELEALGIDTLSLVVDDEDSVRFCYEEVERRLGEKGLDYLVNNAGRSMYNWFLFWRPAP from the exons atggctgctgctgataaTCGCCGCTCCGTTCTCATCACAGG ATGCTCTCCCGGCGGAATCGGAAACTCGCTCGCGCGCGAATTCCACCGAAACGGGCTACGCGTGTTTGCGACAGCACGGGATGCGAAAACAATCGAAGAACTGGAGGCATTGGGAATCGACACTCTGAGTCTTgtggttgatgatgaagatagTGTGCGATTCTGCTATGAGGAGGTGGAGCGAAGGCTTGGGGAGAAGGGATTAGATTATTTGGTGAATAATGC GGGTCGAAGTATGTACAATTGGTTCTTGTTCTGGAGGCCAGCACCATGA
- a CDS encoding uncharacterized protein (COG:Q;~EggNog:ENOG410PJ47;~InterPro:IPR036291,IPR002347,IPR020904;~TransMembrane:1 (o165-185i);~go_function: GO:0016491 - oxidoreductase activity [Evidence IEA];~go_process: GO:0055114 - oxidation-reduction process [Evidence IEA]) has translation MEADLPEARHTFETNFFSVIHMCKTFLPLLIKAKGTIVQIGSVAGIIPYVFGSVYNASKAALHSWSDSLRVELAPFGVNVTTVVTGGVQSRIARTDRALLPNSLYAPIEDQYLRRVKHSQDGAMPHDAYARSVVAQVLYGSAPWRWLWPWAQGRKSWIWEGNKSWLIWLLVGGWAWSGVFDRMMTGMFKLSRLRR, from the exons ATGGAGGCAGACCTGCCCGAAGCTCGTCACACTTTTGAAACCAACTTCTTTTCTGTGATTCATATGTGCAAGACATTCTTGCCGCTGCTTATCAAGGCCAAGGGGACTATTGTGCAGATTGGGTCTGTTGCGGGG ATCATTCCCTATGTGTTTGGTTCCGTTTACAACGCTTCGAAAGCAGCTCTGCACTCGTGGAGTGATTCTTTGCGGGTTGAATTGGCACCATTTGG AGTAAATGTCACCACCGTCGTGACCGGTGGCGTACAATCTCGCATTGCCCGGACGGACCGCGCCCTACTGCCAAACTCCCTATACGCTCCCATCGAAGACCAATATCTACGTCGCGTAAAACACAGCCAAGACGGTGCTATGCCGCATGATGCATATGCACGGAGTGTGGTAGCCCAGGTTCTTTACGGGTCCGCACCATGGCGTTGGTTATGGCCGTGGGCGCAGGGCCGAAAGAGTTGGATCTGGGAAGGAAACAAGAGCTGGTTAATTTGGTTGTTGGTTGGGGGTTGGGCATGGTCTGGGGTCTTTGACCGGATGATGACCGGGATGTTCAAACTTTCCCGATTGAGGAGGTAA
- the TCA9 gene encoding succinate--CoA ligase (GDP-forming) subunit beta (BUSCO:EOG09262GXD;~COG:C;~EggNog:ENOG410PFU7;~InterPro:IPR016102,IPR011761,IPR017866,IPR005811, IPR013815,IPR005809,IPR013650;~PFAM:PF00549,PF13549,PF08442;~go_function: GO:0003824 - catalytic activity [Evidence IEA];~go_function: GO:0005524 - ATP binding [Evidence IEA];~go_function: GO:0046872 - metal ion binding [Evidence IEA];~go_process: GO:0006099 - tricarboxylic acid cycle [Evidence IEA]), translating into MFKLARSRPFATAFRAATGTPSRIAQQQRNLSIHEYLSANLLKSYGVGMPKGEVARSAEEAEAVAKSLGNDDMVIKAQVLAGGRGKGHFDNGLKGGVRVIYSPTEAKMFADQMIGQKLITKQTGAAGRACNAVYICERKFARREFYLAVLMDRGSQTPVIVASSQGGMDIEAVAKENPEAIITTPIDIKVGVTDEIARTIATNLGFSEQCIEDAKTTIQNLYKVFMEKDATQIEINPLSETSDHQVLAMDAKLGFDENAEFRQQEVFSWRDTTQEDADEVKAAEHGLNFIKLDGDIGCLVNGAGLAMATMDIIKLNGGNPANFLDVGGGATPAAIKSAFELITSDPKVSAIFVNIFGGIVRCDAIAQGLINVVQEMGLRTPIIARLQGTNMEQAHKLINDSGLKIFSIEDLQNAAEKSVQFSKVVKMAREIDVGVEFTLGI; encoded by the exons atGTTTAAGCTCGCCCGTAGCCGCCCATTTGCGACGGCCTTCCGTGCTGCGACG GGAACGCCCTCGAGAATCGCTCAGCAACAGAGAAACCTCTCCATCCATGAATACCTGTCCGCAAATTTGCTGAAGTCG TATGGCGTCGGCATGCCCAAGGGCGAGGTCGCCCGTTCCGCTGAGGAAGCCGAGGCTGTCGCCAAGTCGCTCG GTAACGACGACATGGTCATCAAGGCCCAGGTCCTCGCTGGTGGTCGTGGTAAGGGTCACTTCGACAATGGCCTCAAGGGAGGTGTGCGCGTGATCTACTC GCCCACCGAGGCTAAGATGTTCGCCGACCAGATGATCGGACAGAAGCTCATCACCAAGCAAACTGGCGCCGCTGGCCGTGCTTGCAATGCCGTCTACATCTGTGAGCGCAAGTTCGCCCGCAGGGAATTCTACCTCGCCGTTCTTATGGACCGTGGTTCTCAGACCCCCGTCATTGTCGCCTCGTCACAGGGTGGTATGGACATTGAGGCCGTCGCCAAGGAAAACCCTGAggccatcatcaccactcCCATCGACATCAAGGTCGGTGTTACCGACGAGATCGCCCGCACAATCGCTACCAACCTCGGCTTCTCCGAGCAGTGCATCGAGGACGCCAAGACCACAATCCAGAACCTGTACAAGGTCTTTATGGAGAAGGATGCTACTCAGATTGAGATTAACCCCCTTTCGGAGACCTCCGATCACCAGGTTCTGGCCATGGATGCCAAGCTTGGCTTTGACGAGAATGCCGAATTCAGACAGCAGGAGGTCTTCTCGTGGAGAGACACCACACAGGAGGACGCTGATGAGGTCAAGGCTGCTGA GCATGGCCTGAACTTCATCAAGCTTGACGGTGACATTGGATGCTTGGTCAACGGTGCTGGTCTCGCCATGGCCACCATGGATATCATCAAGCTCAACGGTGGTAATCCTGCCAACTTCCTtgatgttggtggtggtgctacCCCCGCGGCTATTAAGTCCGCTTTCGAGTTGATCACCAGCGACCCCAAGGTGTCTGCCATTTTCGTCAACATCTTCGGTGGTATTGTCCGCTGTGACGCCATTGCCCAGGGTCTTATCAACGTCGTTCAGGAGATGGGTCTCCGCACTCCTATCATTGCCCGTCTGCAGGGTACCAACATGGAGCAGGCTCACAAGCTG ATCAACGACTCTGGTCTCAAGATCTTCTCCATTGAGGACCTCCAGAACGCCGCCGAGAAGTCGGTTCAGTTCTCGAAGGTTGTCAAGATGGCCCGCGAGATTGACGTTGGTGTTGAGTTCACTCTCGGCATCTAA
- a CDS encoding F-box domain protein (COG:S;~EggNog:ENOG410PTR7;~InterPro:IPR001810,IPR036047;~PFAM:PF00646,PF12937;~go_function: GO:0005515 - protein binding [Evidence IEA]), with protein MEIYHDHQVEEILIRFQNLRSKSGRRAVYLNVLNELRVDERRELKNHIDKSSFHRDILGSLPLELAVQITSYLEIADLFILQSVCKRWKSLLTNRLVRDSVLNWRYGPGTVDTSSNLAFLQFARDRVMLERGQPVSQSHFSWQLQTYQISMNPMDYCSGRYAWVEMDTFVFVRHLRSGVLQRFCTENRDIFDNVRITDQIVAALSRRGTCHVWHLHANTEGVFHLPSANFNKFVANGTKVAFGFRENVLQWDLSTQTTHAIRVPTGLHLIILHPTLDRLATVHISNRDTGRFAGSIPTDRAVFTMRRFYRNGSTGAFLDEEPDILPLPSDIGPGGNFYEDLTDRKARCNHRLGSLHINWHNNRDLTEALILTADPRTFQIYMHRTHQGSIHNVGLSMAAIAPDLLYYIRKADGDPTIWISNPRAKRAHRPSPMLSRELLRKGVKWEEFDRKFLILGDECSVLLVDASGLRVWSFDREEQAMGAIPIS; from the exons ATGGAGATCTATCACGACCACCAGGtcgaagagatcctgatACGCTTTCAGAATCTGCGTTCAAAATCGGGTCGACGCGCTGT ATACCTCAATGTACTGAATGAGCTGCGCGTCGATGAAAGACGCGAATTGAAGAACCATATCGACAAAAGTAGCTTTCATCGGGATATTCTGGGCTCACTGCCTTTAGAACTGGCTGTCCAGATTACTTCGTACCTGGAAATCGCAGATCTCTTCATCCTACAGAGT GTCTGCAAACGCTGGAAGTCCCTCCTCACAAACCGCCTAGTCCGCGACTCAGTCCTCAACTGGCGCTATGGACCAGGCACCGTGGACACATCCTCGAACCTAGCGTTCCTCCAGTTCGCCAGAGACCGGGTCATGCTGGAGCGTGGCCAGCCAGTCTCCCAGAGCCACTTCTCCTGGCAGTTGCAGACTTACCAGATCAGTATGAATCCCATGGACTACTGCAGCGGTAGATACGCGTGGGTTGAAATGGACACGTTCGTGTTTGTGCGTCATCTGCGCTCCGGGGTCTTGCAGCGCTTCTGTACCGAGAACCGGGATATTTTTGATAATGTCCGTATCACGGATCAGATTGTTGCTGCGCTTTCTCGTCGCGG GACCTGCCACGTCTGGCACCTCCACGCCAACACAGAAGGCGTCTTCCACCTCCCCTCCGCCAACTTCAACAAGTTCGTCGCCAACGGCACAAAAGTCGCCTTCGGCTTCCGCGAAAACGTCCTTCAATGGGACCTCTCCACCCAAACCACCCACGCTATCCGCGTCCCCACAGGACTGCACCTCATCATCCTGCACCCAACCCTCGACCGCCTCGCCACAGTGCACATCTCCAACCGCGACACGGGCCGTTTCGCAGGATCTATCCCCACAGACCGTGCTGTCTTCACGATGCGCCGGTTCTACCGCAACGGAAGCACGGGTGCGTTCCTGGACGAGGAACCCGACATCCTCCCGCTACCTAGCGACATCGGCCCTGGCGGGAACTTCTACGAAGACCTCACGGACCGTAAGGCGCGCTGTAACCACCGTCTTGGCTCGTTGCATATAAATTGGCATAATAACCGCGATCTAACAGAAGCGCTCATTCTAACTGCTGACCCGCGCACGTTCCAAATCTACATGCATCGCACGCACCAGGGGAGTATCCATAACGTTGGACTGTCTATGGCGGCTATCGCGCCGGATTTACTGTACTATATCAGAAAGGCAGATGGAGATCCGACCATTTGGATTTCAAACCCGCGCGCGAAACGGGCGCATCGGCCTTCTCCGATGCTGAGTCGGGAGTTGTTGAGGAAAGGGGTGAAATGGGAGGAGTTTGATCGTAAGTTTTTGATTCTGGGGGATGAGTGTTCGGTGCTGCTTGTTGATGCGAGTGGGTTGAGGGTTTGGTCTTTTGATCGGGAGGAGCAAGCTATGGGGGCGATTCCCATTTCTTGA
- a CDS encoding uncharacterized protein (COG:K;~EggNog:ENOG410PPR1;~InterPro:IPR036388,IPR036390,IPR000232,IPR027725, IPR027722;~PFAM:PF00447;~go_function: GO:0000981 - DNA-binding transcription factor activity, RNA polymerase II-specific [Evidence IEA];~go_function: GO:0003700 - DNA-binding transcription factor activity [Evidence IEA];~go_function: GO:0043565 - sequence-specific DNA binding [Evidence IEA];~go_process: GO:0006355 - regulation of transcription, DNA-templated [Evidence IEA]) produces MSGLADPPTKVTFAPTVTTHAPGKTRNLPVLSSSVTGSNQSSGDPMDVTPSTGGTAPSNSDGANSNANAPNGSTDANNSNTSGSNTNNNTNNNSNGPNQAIGAAAAAQQPKVVQTAFIHKLYNMLEDPSIQHLISWSSTNDSFVMSPTSEFSKVLAQYFKHTNISSFVRQLNMYGFHKVSDVFHTGSPDSALWEFKHGNGNFKRGDLVGLREIKRRASRHALIHRDSFPGHKTTAASQPGTPAEPVPDATETRLMALEHSLYDMYNRLGRAEEGNMALNSRCQAMAEGLSRCYHWTYSISRFVQAMVPDRDSPLYRDVVSMQSELERHLDSVRALENPHDPYLSARQPPYFANVAVEPPGAPLSPRQMPMDDSRRPSVIETSFRPNMIRPPMPPHLAVSPRRYGSVSAAAHPSPNHNRPQVPSVVTPQPPMPHPLSSVSSPPGPNLGRRHTSADIRQHGWPPPGVSPFSTHHPPPPPPHWPPSPHRTPTSSEQQVRDVLAQYEMGAPRRPPHSRNITPPTSADAPSSSMLSADNGWTFGPRYPRHESSLPATRRSSMASNVHSLLNPADTAERPDEDQAMNDDRKRKRLE; encoded by the exons ATGAGTGGCCTTGCCGATCCCCCGACCAAAGTCACCTTTGCTCCTACTGTCACCACCCATGCTCCCGGCAAGACTCGCAACCTTCCTGTCCTCTCCTCTTCCGTGACCGGCTCAAATCAGTCGTCCGGTGACCCAATGGATGTAACTCCATCCACCGGGGGTACTGCGCCCTCAAATTCCGACGGCGCAAACTCCAACGCCAATGCGCCCAATGGTTCTACAGATGCGAACAATTCGAATACCAGCGgcagcaacaccaacaaTAATACCAATAACAACAGCAATGGCCCGAACCAGGCCATCGGagctgccgctgctgcccAGCAGCCCAAAGTCGTACAGACAGCATTCATTCACAAACTATACAA TATGCTCGAGGATCCTAGCATTCAGCATCTCATCTCCTGGTCCAGTACGAACGATAGCTTTGTCATGTCTCCCACATCCGAATTCTCAAAAGTTCTTGC TCAATATTTCAAGCACACCAACATTTCATCCTTTGTTAGACAACTCAACATGTACGGCTTCCACAAAG TGAGCGACGTCTTCCATACCGGATCCCCCGATTCCGCACTCTGGGAATTCAAACACGGCAACGGCAACTTCAAACGCGGAGATCTAGTAGGATTGAGAGAAATCAAGCGCCGGGCTTCTCGTCATGCTTTGATTCACCGCGACTCCTTCCCTGGCCACAAGACCACCGCTGCGTCGCAGCCTGGTACGCCAGCCGAGCCAGTTCCTGATGCTACAGAGACACGTTTGATGGCGCTCGAACATTCGCTCTACGACATGTATAACCGTCTGGGCCGTGCAGAAGAAGGCAATATGGCACTCAACTCAAGGTGCCAGGCTATGGCAGAGGGTCTTTCCAGATGCTATCACTGGACTTATTCGATCTCGCGATTCGTACAAGCGATGGTTCCTGATCGGGATAGCCCTCTGTATCGCGACGTCGTCAGTATGCAGAGTGAACTGGAAAGACACCTCGATTCCGTCCGTGCTTTGGAGAACCCTCATGATCCATATCTCTCAGCGCGACAGCCGCCTTACTTTGCAAACGTCGCCGTCGAGCCACCGGGCGCGCCGCTCTCTCCTCGACAGATGCCAATGGACGATAGCCGTCGACCGTCGGTAATCGAAACTTCTTTCCGGCCCAATATGATCCGGCCTCCTATGCCTCCGCACTTGGCTGTTTCTCCGCGTCGTTATGGCTCCGTCAGTGCTGCTGCCCATCCTTCCCCGAATCACAACCGTCCCCAGGTCCCCTCCGTTGTAACGCCTCAGCCACCCATGCCTCACCCGCTTTCCTCCGTCTCGTCTCCTCCGGGACCCAACCTTGGGCGACGACATACGTCCGCTGATATTCGCCAGCACGGCTGGCCGCCACCGGGTGTTTCGCCCTTCTCGACTCAtcacccaccaccaccgccgccccACTGGCCTCCGTCGCCACATCGCACCCCAACCTCAAGTGAACAACAAGTCCGAGATGTGTTGGCTCAATACGAAATGGGTGCTCCGCGCAGACCTCCGCATTCGCGCAATATAACCCCTCCTACGAGCGCTGATGCACCCTCGTCATCCATGCTCAGTGCCGATAATGGCTGGACGTTCGGACCCCGATATCCCCGACACGAGTCATCCCTGCCAGCAACCCGACGGTCCAGCATGGCCAGTAACGTTCATTCGCTCCTCAACCCGGCTGATACCGCTGAGCGACCCGATGAGGATCAAGCAATGAACGACGACCGCAAACGGAAACGTTTGGAATGA
- a CDS encoding DUF3245 domain-containing protein (COG:S;~EggNog:ENOG410PZCG;~InterPro:IPR021641;~PFAM:PF11595) produces MSSTEIILNRANVALARSQRLVASWLPPQTTEEQSSNTKSEEELQREEDEIFTAVPETLGVGAPLPSKLPDGSWNRAELDSNDALRRQLLGRNYQNVMKEKEREREREARQRASAANASANGDANNSKSGVNNEAVEEDSYDEEDGRTVAVGRKFVKGQGQGQGLTKNQKKKNNKKRKAAEEQAQSETAAAAAASGDSLDQEGQEVEAQGDDQEGSSAKQDAGTSGSSSRPASRRKKATSFLDEILAERSKKRKER; encoded by the exons ATGTCCTCAACAGAAATAATTCTCAACCGCGCAAATGTCGCCCTCGCCCGCAGCCAACGCCTCGTCGCCTCATGGCTCCCCCCGCAAACCACTGAAGAACAGTCCTCGAATACTAAATCGGAAGAAGAGCtgcagagagaagaggatgagATTTTTACAGCTGTTCCGGAGAC ACTGGGCGTAGGAGCCCCGTTGCCCTCCAAACTCCCCGACGGAAGCTGGAACCGCGCAGAACTCGACTCGAACGATGCGCTGAGGAGACAATTACTGGGGAGGAATTATCAGAATGttatgaaggagaaggagagggagagggagagggaggctAGGCAAAGGGCCTCTGCTGCGAATGCGAGTGCGAACGGGGATGCAAACAATTCGAAATCGGGCGTTAATAACGAGGCTGTTGAGGAAGACAGTTATGACGAAGAGGATGGGCGGACGGTGGCTGTTGGGAGGAAATTTGTGAAGGGCCAGGGGCAGGGCCAGGGTCTGACGAAGAatcagaaaaagaaaaataataAGAAGCGGAAGGCTGCAGAGGAGCAAGCGCAGTCTGAGAccgcggctgctgctgctgcttctggTGATAGTCTGGACCAAGAGGGACAAGAGGTTGAGGCTCAGGGCGATGATCAGGAAGGCTCTTCAGCGAAGCAAGATGCAGGGACATCAGGATCGTCGTCGCGACCAGCTTCTAGGAGAAAGAAGGCGACAAGTTTCTTGGATGAGATACTGGCTGAGAGATctaaaaagagaaaggagagGTGA